One segment of Castanea sativa cultivar Marrone di Chiusa Pesio chromosome 3, ASM4071231v1 DNA contains the following:
- the LOC142629240 gene encoding F-box protein CPR1-like, which produces MRTFETQHDMCACIKGIICIICLGDLVAGGFVLWNPAIKQFKVVPCPTLPDSPINIPSKAFPSFAIGYDHNSNDYKVVRIVTYRRSTDISNVDKYSFVHVYTLSTDSWRQIKTAIDHSNIYFYHRFNEIYLNGVHHCSVTSRVDKVMNVR; this is translated from the coding sequence ATGCGGACATTCGAGACTCAACATGACATGTGTGCTTGCATCAAGGGCATAATCTGCATAATCTGCTTAGGTGATTTAGTCGCTGGCGGATTTGTCTTATGGAATCCGGCTATCAAACAATTTAAGGTGGTTCCCTGTCCCACTCTTCCTGATTCTCCTATCAATATTCCATCAAAAGCTTTTCCTAGTTTTGCAATTGGTTATGATCACAATTCTAATGACTACAAGGTGGTTAGAATTGTCACTTATAGGAGATCAACTGACATTTCAAACGTAGACAAATACAGTTTTGTTCATGTTTACACCCTAAGTACTGATTCCTGGAGGCAAATCAAAACTGCTATTGATCattcaaacatttatttttatcatcgttttaatgaaatctacttGAATGGAGTTCATCATTGCTCGGTTACCTCACGCGTGGACAAGGTCATGAATGTGAGATAA